The following are encoded together in the Panicum virgatum strain AP13 chromosome 6K, P.virgatum_v5, whole genome shotgun sequence genome:
- the LOC120712430 gene encoding transcription factor TB1-like: MLPYYPNSRPHRHHHHHHCVYQQEQSLFQNPTAAAAAAFLMPATASMSAWDGYGAQIFPADMMLRHQETLEAVLQHPAATVLAPLRAPEAGQPAAGEGELRDAAPAGADGGAGGVHGAAVPRRRPYRTDRHSKIRTAQGVRDRRMRLSVGVAREFFALQDRLGFDKASKTVNWLLTQSKPAIDRLPAVVTKGGGEGSSSSTCCFKDSREEKAAENGRSRVGGRDGPAAALMEEHGGGEVDWITSDAAAAAPPLPPLPMDELEYYYQYYLQLEEMMRCNNGGGPR; this comes from the coding sequence ATGCTACCTTATTACCCTAACAGCAGGCCTCATCgccatcaccatcaccatcatTGCGTCTACCAGCAAGAGCAGTCACTCTTCCAGAACCCTACTgcagctgcggctgcggctttCCTCATGCCGGCGACCGCGTCGATGTCTGCTTGGGACGGGTACGGCGCGCAGATCTTCCCCGCCGACATGATGCTCCGCCACCAGGAGACCCTGGAGGCCGTGCTCCAGCatccggcggcgacggtgctGGCTCCCCTGCGGGCACCGGAAGCGGGCCAACCGGCTGCGGGGGAGGGGGAGCTGAGagacgcggcgccggcgggggcggatggcggcgccggcggcgtccatGGCGCTGCCGTGCCGCGGAGGCGGCCGTACCGGACGGACCGGCACAGCAAGATCCGCACGGCGCAGGGCGTGCGCGACCGGCGGATGCGGCTGTCGGTCGGCGTCGCGCGGGAGTTCTTCGCGCTGCAGGACCGCCTGGGGTTCGACAAGGCCAGCAAGACCGTCAACTGGCTCCTCACCCAGTCCAAGCCAGCCATCGACCGCCTCCCCGCGGTGGTGACgaaggggggaggggaggggagctccTCGAGCACTTGCTGTTTCAAGGACTCgagggaggagaaggcggcggaaAATGGAAGAAGCAGAGTTGGCGGTCGTGATGGGCCAGCAGCGGCGCTCATGgaagagcacggcggcggcgaggttgacTGGATCACGTCGGACGCCgcagcggcagcgccgccgctgccgccgctgccgatgGACGAGTTGGAGTACTACTACCAGTACTACCTGCAGCttgaggagatgatgagatgcAACAACGGAGGAGGGCCAAGGTGA
- the LOC120712431 gene encoding ATP-dependent Clp protease adapter protein CLPS1, chloroplastic-like isoform X1, with translation MAAAVPSRVALSAASRFPNRHAVAAGDRSCIYKGRFQSLAIPMALSAAAPGKGGVLDRPVEKTTPGRQSEFDVKKKRKMTPPYRVILHNDNYNRREYVVQVLMKVIPGMTVDNAVNIMQEAHVNGLSVVIVCSQSEAEEHCTSLRGNGLRSSIEPASGGC, from the exons aTGGCGGCCGCGGTGCCCAGCCGTGTCGCGCTCTCGGCGGCGAGCCGCTTCCCCAATCGCCACGCGGTGGCAG CAGGGGATAGATCGTGCATTTACAAGGGAAGATTCCAAAGTCTTGCAATCCCTATGGCTCTGTCAGCAGCTGCACCAGGCAAAGGTGGTGTGCTTGATCGGCCGGTAGAGAAAACTACTCCTGGTCGTCAGTCTGAATTTGATGTGAA GAAAAAGCGCAAGATGACGCCCCCATACCGCGTCATCCTGCACAACGACAACTACAACAGGCGCGAGTACGTCGTCCAGGTCCTGATGAAAGTGATCCCGGGGATGACCGTGGACAACGCGGTGAACATCATGCAGGAGGCGCACGTGAACGGGCTCTCGGTGGTGATCGTCTGCTCCCAGTCCGAGGCCGAGGAGCACTGCACGTCGCTCAGGGGCAACGGCCTGCGGAGCTCGATTGAGCCCGCtagcggtggctgctga
- the LOC120712431 gene encoding ATP-dependent Clp protease adapter protein CLPS1, chloroplastic-like isoform X2, translating into MAAAVPSRVALSAASRFPNRHAVAGDRSCIYKGRFQSLAIPMALSAAAPGKGGVLDRPVEKTTPGRQSEFDVKKKRKMTPPYRVILHNDNYNRREYVVQVLMKVIPGMTVDNAVNIMQEAHVNGLSVVIVCSQSEAEEHCTSLRGNGLRSSIEPASGGC; encoded by the exons aTGGCGGCCGCGGTGCCCAGCCGTGTCGCGCTCTCGGCGGCGAGCCGCTTCCCCAATCGCCACGCGGTGGCAG GGGATAGATCGTGCATTTACAAGGGAAGATTCCAAAGTCTTGCAATCCCTATGGCTCTGTCAGCAGCTGCACCAGGCAAAGGTGGTGTGCTTGATCGGCCGGTAGAGAAAACTACTCCTGGTCGTCAGTCTGAATTTGATGTGAA GAAAAAGCGCAAGATGACGCCCCCATACCGCGTCATCCTGCACAACGACAACTACAACAGGCGCGAGTACGTCGTCCAGGTCCTGATGAAAGTGATCCCGGGGATGACCGTGGACAACGCGGTGAACATCATGCAGGAGGCGCACGTGAACGGGCTCTCGGTGGTGATCGTCTGCTCCCAGTCCGAGGCCGAGGAGCACTGCACGTCGCTCAGGGGCAACGGCCTGCGGAGCTCGATTGAGCCCGCtagcggtggctgctga